GTTTAGAGGGACATATTTCTGCAAATTGCTGCACAAGGAATACAGCCCGCTGAATACAGATCTCAGCCGAGCTGATATATTTCCTTAAGCATATAGATTTCCTTAAGCATCAAGATCTTCACTTTCCCTAAAGGAAGGGGACCTCTTACCCTTTACTAAACTTCTTGAAGGGCGGTCTAATGACACTGCGGCTTTTCACCACGCAGTGTCGTCCAACCCGTACATTTGCCAGGTCACCGCGGATGATGCAGTCATTCATAACTATTGTCTGGAGAATAGAAGAGAAGAGAGATAAGCAAGCTCCACTTTCTACCCATGTTACCGGCTGTTGCACAGACTCACGCAGAGGTCAGCAAGACTCCAGCAAGACTCCAGCAAGACTACGTTACCTTATTGAGGATTCTTTTagtcaaaagaaaagcaagagcaaaGCAAACGCACGGGAGCCTGGAACCACCAGTTGTGCCCCCATCATGCCAGCAAGCCGCACAAAGTGAGCCAATACACAAAGCAAGGCTGAAGCACAAACAGAAACGTGTTGTCATGTGGATAAAAGCATCATGATCCGCTCACGTGCAGAGAAAGCTCTGTTTGCGCTCTCagagagcagggctctggcacCCCGGGGTCGACAGCGGCTGTCAGCAGACAGGAGAGCAGTGCGGGCGCTGCTGAGGCGGTGACAGGGACCCCGCGGCCTGGCCGCgctcccctcccacccagccGAGCTGCTGGGCGGAACGAGGCACCAGGGCGGGGGTgcaccggggcgggggtgcaccggggcgggggtgcACCGGGGCGGGGGTACACCGGGGCGCCCTCCCTGCCGCCTACCTTGCCATTGAGAACGATGTTCTGGCTGCCGCACAGCACGGACTGTCGGCTCACCTTATTGCCGGACGCCTGCGGGGAGAAGGGGCGAGTCACTGCGGCCGCTCGGACCAGGCCCTGACGCCGCCGCCGCGACGCCCCAGCGCCTCAgcgagccgagcccagcccggcccagcccccccagctgaccccgcccccccagccgaccccctcgctgcccccgccagccccggcccggcccggcccccccgcacCGTCTCGATGTACTCGGACTTGTTGTACAGCATCTCGCTCAGCTCCATGGCGGCGCGGCCGCTTCCGCACAGCCACTCCCGGCTTCCGGTGCGTCACTTCCCCCCGCCAGCAGCGCTTCCGCCGCGGGCGCGGCCTATGGCGGCCCGGTTGCCATGGCCACGCACCGCCCCCCGCGCTTCCCGCCAGAGGCAGCCATGAAGGGaccggcggccgcggggggacTGGCGGCCATGGAGGGACCGGCGGCCGTGGGGGaggctgcgggcggcggggccctcAGCGGCGCCGAGAAGGAGAaggtgcggggccgggcgggagcgagccgggcgcggggcggcggtgCCAGCCCGGCGGTGCCAGCCCGGTGCGTTGTGTCTTGCAGCTGAGGGAGAAGCTGGCGCTGCTGAGGAGGGAGTACAGCGAGACCGTCAGCCGGCTGCGGGTgagcgggcagggccggggccgccgccggcggcgggaggagtTGCCGGGGGGCCGGTCCCAGCCCTGCGCCGGTGTTGTGTCCGCAGCGGGCGCGGCGAGCCGAGCGAGCCCGGAGCCATGGCCGGGGCACGGCGGTGGAAGGAGGCCGGCGGGAGCGGAGCCCCCCAGGTAGGAGCCGGCAGGCGGCCTcccgggccgggcgggagcgCCCGGAGGGCCCCgccagctgccctgtgcccccctcGGCCCCGCCCGGGCGGCCGGTCACCCCGCTGTGCCCCCGCGGCCCGTCCTGCCCGGCCGGGAcggagcccggccccgctgtcccctctgcagctgctgccacgTCCACTGCCACACGCCGCGCCCGGCCCTCCCAGCGCTGCCGAATGGTGACCCGCAGCAccatctcctctcctttcctcctcaccAGCTCTGCCGTGCGTCCTGACCCCGACTGTAGGATCCCACTCTTTCGCTCCTAACAGAGCTGTCTAGCGTGACTGTGTGATGTTTTTCTTGGGTGGGACTTTGCTGGGAGTACTTCATGCATATGATATTTTTTCCCACAGGTTCTAGAGATCACATATCCCCTAGTGCTGACAAATGTGAAACCTCTCAGTTACAGACTAAAACCTGCTCTGGTCTtgacacagagaagaaaacatttgccACATTTAAACACGTTCCCGAATTCTCCGATAATGAGGTTAGCTTGCAGGACAGCTCACCGGCAGAAAGCATACAGGCTAGCCAGCAAAACCTCCGCTGTGGAATTGTCAGGCCTGCccctgaggagaaaaaaacccaaacctccaGAAACCTGATGAAGCTGAGGAGACGGACGAAGCCTCTGGTATTGGAGGAAAGGGAATCGGTGCGTGATGTACATCTAATGAACGCTGATGAAACGGTAAAAACTCAAATTGCCGGTACAGAGGAACTTTGGTCACCAGTCTTGAGGCGAAGCAGTCTCTCAAACACTGAGGAAAACGCTCAAAGAGCATCCCGACCAGCGCTtgtgcagagaggagaaaacagttttgctcCTTCCGATGCAGCGCTAGGAGTTGTACAAGACACGCTTGAAGCCAGCGTCCCTCCAGGAGTGCCTGAGCTGTTCCCGTGCGCGCTGAGGGACAGCAGCGACGTCTGGCAGCCGGCGTCCCCAAGTGCTGTGGCCGCAGCTGATAACCATGAGCCTGCACGGCCGTGTTCAGAGAATGGTGACTCTGTTTTACTTGACACCAGTGGTGATGGGGGAAAAGAATCCTCCAGTATAATAAAACAAATGGACAGTGAGAGTATGCGTGAAGATCAGGGAGAATTAGACAGGCTCTCGGATTTAATGTCAGAAAACGAAGTATTGCCTGCTGACGGAAACGACACTGTAACTAATGAGAACAAAAGCCATGAAGGAAATCAAAGTGACGCTAATAGCGTAAATCCTTTTCCTACAGATCTTGCTCTGGGCAACGCAGAAGAACTGTTGGAGAATCAACAGCTTGAAATTCAGTCAAGACTTTCTCATCCAGAAAAGGTGACAGCTCCTGAAAATGCACTGAACTCTTGCACGGTGGTTGAAGGGCTTCTCTTTCCGGTTGAATACTATGTCAGGACAACTCGACGCATGTCTAATTGCCAGAGGAAAGTGGACCTCGATGCTGTAATTCTCAGCCAGCTGGGCAGAAGCAAGAAAGGTCAGCGAAGTAAGTGTCAGCAGAAAGATGCAAATTCAGACCGGCCCTCCCAAGAAAGAGGTGAAAATGATTTAGAGTCAGGGGTCGTGCAGTTACCTTTTCTTGGTGCAGAAAATGATCCAGCAAATTCAAGTAGTCCTCAGAAATCTCTTCCTGCGTCCAGTGGTAGCAGCACTTCACTTGGATCAATTTCTCAAAACAGTATCACTAGCACAAAGCGAGATCAGACAAAGCGAGATCAGAGACGACCACaggggaaacaaaaaggaagaagaaagtctACCTGCAAACCGCCTGTGCATCCAGTGTCACAGGAACTTACAGGGAGTTTGGATCTCGTAATGACGAGGGAAAGCAGTAGTCCACTGTCACATGAGTGTcagagtgaaaaggaaaactgtggGGCTGATCTTGAGAAATCATCTTCGGATGAGAGAAGGttgtctgctgctgcagctcttgggTCTGGAGAGACAGAAGTGACTGGCACCGTACAGCCGAGGAGTGCTGatcctcctcctgcaggaaGCCAAGTGCTTGGCAAGTGCCGCAAGACTCTCTTAGAACAGGTTCAAAATCCACTTCAGAACAGCGATTCTCTGAGCCCAGGGAATGAAACTTTTGCCAGCCATATGGGAGATCCAGAAGCCAACTTAACTGTGTGTCAGGCTGATAAACGTCCAGCAGAGCGTGTGAACCAGCACGTGCAAGGAGCCTGCAGGGCTGAGCAGCTCCTAGCGATTGACAACCCTCCGTGCCGCTCCCTGCGTTCCTCTGCGAGACAGAGAGCCAGTCAAGTCTCAAAAGGTACTTCATCAGGTAGAAGCGCTCCCTAAAACTACAGCCCGGGAGCAAGGTAGCGAAATGTCCCAGTGAGTGCCTGCGCTGCTGTTCACGCCCtgccatatttttttattcaagaaaATCTGATATGGGTTAACGCCCTgccatattttttaattcaagaaaATCTGATATGGGttaactattatttttttcaaataagagagatttttaaaaaatgtagacCAATGTTGTGCCCGTGTTCCTTGAACAATTCCAGAAACTTCTGCTTCAGGACAGTGATGGGGAGTGAACAGCAGTGCCTGGATGAGGAACAGGGCTGAGAACTTCTTAAGCTGCCTTTGCTGTTGGAGCGAACATTGTGCACACTAGACCTGATTTTCCAGCAAACGGATGGAAATCTGTTTCTCCAActaattctgcattttaatgatttttttttttttttagcgcTGACAAGTGTGAAACACAAAGAGTAGCACTACAGTCTGAGGGTCTGTGAATATTGTGAAAAGAGAAGGTGTGGGCAgaacaccaaacaaaacaaactgacCAAGCACTTGGTCAATTCTGGCGGTCTTTGGCAACGACATTCTAGCTGAAGGCTTGATGCAGGGCAATTGCGGAGTGTAATGTCTTTCCAGAAAAGTGCCACGTCCATGTGTGAAGAAGAATATGgctttgggttggtttggttttttttttttcctgaaggtaAATTAGTGTGACGCTGGATGGGAGATCCTGAAAAGGCTAGTTGCTGGTTATTTTATGATGTGATGTTCTTTCTTGTActcttgtgttttcctttgtctaGATGAGAGCAAAAGAGGACGTAGCTACCCAGCGGGTTCAGAGGGTCCTGCTTCTCTTGGCCTCCCTACTATGGACCCCGATACTTGCaactctctcttctcctttcgCAGTCTCCAGTGGCTGGCCCTCAGACTGGGTATCAGAGACTTTCACTTACCAGATGAGGAATTTGGACTACTAAAACTTGAGAAATTAGAATCTTCCCCTGTGAATGACTTGGAGGTTTTTGTTCCTAGTGTGTTTGGAGATGGTGTGGCTTCAGAGGACACACAAGATGCACAAATgaatccagaagaaaaaagtttcaaaagtaATTTGATTTCGCCTTTCAAAAATGGATTGCCCAAGTCACCTCACTTAGAAAGCCCAGCTTCCAAGCAGGAACTTTCCACCCATGAATTGCTGTTTACTCCCATGGGGACTGTCTTAGCTGCTGCTCCCACTCAGCCTGAGTCTCAGATTTCCTCATCCGTTTTCCCTGTCGTGGGTGCAACCCCAGCTGTTGTACCATCAGTACGCAGTGAGGTCTTCCCCAACACTCCTTCTGTACCTCCCTCACAAGCGAGCCTGCATTCCTGTGGAGGAGCATCTGCCCAGGTCGTGGATGATGGGGAGTGCAAAGACTCTGCCATTCCACTGCACCTGGGCAGCTGCGGTGCAGAATctgctggaaaagaggaggaacaagGTACAACATTTCTTCTAGAAGTTGAAAGAGGTCCCGATAATAAATCTGATGAGGCTGTGGCCTGCGAGAAGCATCAGCAGTCAGAGAACAAAGAGCAGAGATCCTGCAGAGCTTCTCCTGAACAGGTAACAAGCTGGCCTCTTTGCCAAGGGCACTAAGCCAGTGGTTTTGTGGGTGAATCCCCTTTTCCAGGGTCTCACCTGACTTCAGAGGAAAGACCTCTTTCCATGCTAGCTCTGCTTGCTGTCTTTTAGCTGACTTAGTAAATGCTTGGTTTTCATCTGTTGCTGAAGATGTTTTGACCTCAAGAGcaaattctttaaaatcttgCTTGATGAAACTGGAGATGTGGGTTTCAGTGCTTACTGCAGGATGCATGTTTGAAACGTGTATATGAACAAAAAGTTTCTGGTACCCACATAGTGTTGGTCTACCTTAAGGAAAATTTTCAGCTAGGATTTAGTAAAGGAGATTAAATGACTCGCACGCGGGATGGGTACTGAGATGATGACTTGTCTCTGAAGGCTGAGAGATGCAAAGTGGTGGTAAAAGACAATTTTCAGGTGAAACGAGGAAATAACCTGTCTGGGAtctcttatttttcaaagacatgCAAGTACAGAAAGAGGTGCTCCTACCATAGCTCTCCAATGACTGCATGCAGCGGGAATTCATGCTTTTGCCTCATTCTTGCAGGTGCTGAATGTAAACTCAAAGTCGAATTATCCTCATTCTCTACTTGTTTGTGCAGAAAAAAGGTGTAGCAGAACGGTTGACTCCAGTACTGCTCGATGGCCTGAGAGAAGAGAGCTTGCAGCTTGTATCAAAGCTAAAGGTGAGATAACGTCAGGTAATTGTTTACTGAGTCAGTAGCAGCTCTTTAATACCAAGTTTAAcaaaaattcagtaaaaaaCGCAGAATGGCTGGTTGAACAAAATAGATTGCTGTCTAATTTGATCAGTTCTGTCTTCACTTGTGGTAAAGCGTGCTGAAAGGTTAGATTGCTGTATATCTCCTTTTGACTGATAAAGGATCTCAGTGTTTGTTTCTGAATAATGCGTGACTAAACACATGCAAATGTCTTAACAAACAGAACCACTGCATTTTTCATCAGCCCCAGGTAAAATGATCTCAGCCCTCATACCCCTGTTGCCCGCCCTGTGGCCTCCTGTCACCACTTCAGGCACTGAGTAACTCAGTAAGGAGCAAATTTTGTGAGGGACTACAGCACTGCCAAATACACACGTTGGTGTTCGCACCCTTCTGGGATGGAGCCTTGCTTGTACGTGCCATGACCGAGGCAAATCTTGCCCAGGACTGTTTGCGCAGCTGAGCCATCGGGTCGTCTTCCTGCAGTGGTGACCTTCCACTGTCCTCTGTCTCATGGGGGGTGGAGAACGGTTGGCAGGCAAGGAAGCAACATCTGCGGGAAAGCCCACTGAACTCCGAATGAGCTTGCCGGGGGCTGGGTCAGCTCTAGCTTTTCCTAACCAAAGTGCAAAGTTTTGCTCCGGAAGCAAGCCTGGGCATTAGCATAACCAGCCGACAATAACATGGCTGAAGCTGAGAACTTTTTTAcgagggagaagagaaggcccttgctttcttcagttttaaactCAGTCTGTGCTACTGCAAGTCCTGTCTCCCGTTTGCGTAACAAGGGAAGCAATTGCGTGGCTGCAGGTAGGTGGCACCCGGGCTTTGTTCTGGCTGTGCCATGGTACCCCCAGTCCTGTCCCAGCTCTGGGCTCTGCCGGGTCACTGTCGTTTcaaataacaaattatttttgtgaagtGAGCCAATATATTAGCTGCTCTGAGGGTGAAACCCACCAGGCTTGTTTTCCTCGGTGCCTTCCTGGCACTTTAACTCAAAATTAAACATTGTAAGCATTAAGTTTTAGCCTCAAATTCTCATCACACTGAATGTCAAGCATTTTTCTCAGGCCGAACCTCCAAGTTAGATAACCATGTCAGTTAGAAATAAAAACCAGCGCTGCTTTGTTTTGGACAGGATTGTTCAAGTTCCTGCGCTGTGGATGTGAGTACCATGTGGTGggaagcagctggcagcagggagctgtgtGTGGTGACTGCTTGTGAGAGTTCTGTCTCCCTGTGGAAACCTCTGGCATCCGACCACTGGGGAAAGGTCTACACTTGGCAGCTCGGAGAGGTATGAACACAATCCTTACTTCTAGAATTTAGGGCAGCTTTCTTGTTCCAGCGTACGAGGAGCTTGCAGTCTTGGGTGCAAGGTAGAGTTCTTTAGGTGGCATAAATTTTTCATTCCAtcaggcagcagaggagaatGATTTGCACTGCTGATACAAGTAGCTTGTACGGTCGTGTGTTACCTGCTGGAATTTGATTCGTGTACCGAATGGTGGCTGCACTACAGCCACTGACTTGTGCTCTTTCCCCTTACGCTCCCTGGAGACACTTTTTGTCTCTTGCATCAACAGGGATTGTTTAATTAGGTAAACAGTCAGCAGAGAGTTCAGCGTTTAATGTAAGCATGCTTCGTCAGAGGGATGTGAAAATTACTTCTGCTTCATATCATTTTACTTGAAACACTCTAGAAAATGGGAATAAAGTCAAAGAGACATTGTGGGTGACACTGAATTCTTGTTTTGCTGTCCTAGATTCCTGTAATACAGATCGTTCCTCTGCCGGACACCTGTAATCTCGTGTGTATAGCATTGGGAGATTTGGAGATTGGAGAAATAAGGTGGTGTATTTATTTCTTACTAGCGCTTTGCTCCCTGAATAGTTGCAGCTTAACTCTGCTCTTGTGTAGTGGTTGAAATTCTCTTTCACTAATGTGTCACTTTCTCAGTTGCTTTAACAGTTGGAAAATATGGAAGGGATTTCTAAAAATCAACTATAAAGACTTGCTTATTCGCCCCTAGAGTGGTAGACTGTTTAaacatatgtttatttttatatgctaTGGCGTGTTTGAGTTATGCTTCCTTCTGTCATTAGGCATACTTTTCTCTTAATTTAGGCTCTGGCTTTATTCTTCTGAGAATGAATCATTCAAGCAATCACTGGTAAAAACTGGAAATATAAAAGCTGTTCTTGGGCTAAAGGATAGGAGGCtggtcagcagcagcaggactgcgCAAGAGCAGCAAGTGGAAATAGTATCGCTTTCGGAGACAGGAAGGTGAGtctgctgggtttggggtggtCTCAGTGTGACAGGTGGAAGAAAAGTAAGGAAATGTCTCAGGTGTAGAGAACCATCACGTTCCTCTGTTCTGGAGATGCGCTGAGTACAGAACACATGCTTATTATTTTGACTGCCTTTTCTCACTTGCTAATCTGCTGCTCAGGAGCAAGGACGGACAGACTTTGATGCCCCCTGAAGAAACTGTTTTAGCTTTTGCTGAAGTAGAAGGAATGAGAGACGCCCTGGTTGGCACCACTGCGGTGAACAGCATTGTTGTTTGGTCAGTGTTTCCTTTGCAATTAAATTACTTAGTTTGCAGGCGTGTGTGGTGGCTGTAACAGCTAGCTGCAGGCATTACATAGGGGTATTGGTTGGCAGCTGATTTGCCTGCGGAATGATCATTGTCAAAGGGCCTACGGTCTGGCACTGTAACTTCTGTACACTTGGATAGATAGTGAATGACCTATGCCGCTGTAATTCCACTTGCTTTTGCATCATATTCGTTACATCTCTTCCTGTGGCCTCTTGTCTTAGTTTGGTTTATGTGAAACCAAAAACGTGTCCGTCTTGCGTAGCGGTGTAGCTATGATTAGAAAATAACAAGACAGTAGATGGAAATGCAGtcagaatttgtattttcacCAACTGCAGGAATTTGAAAACAGGCCAGCTCCTGAAGAAGATGCACGTTGGTTATTCCTACCCAGCTTCCATCTGCCATCGAGCATATTCCGACTCTGTACGTATGTGAAATATGACGCATGGTTTATGCATGGACTGCACTGACTAACTGTGGCTGGCACATAAAGGATTAGGGTTTCTAGAGTGGATTGAAATATCAGCTCTGTTTAGATACACTGAAggtatttcaaaggaaaataggGTAACTAGGAGGAATAAGCCACTCTGGCTACTTTGAATTCTCGGCTTTCTGCGGCGTATTGATAAAATGAGTAATTCATCACAG
This sequence is a window from Pelecanus crispus isolate bPelCri1 chromosome 11, bPelCri1.pri, whole genome shotgun sequence. Protein-coding genes within it:
- the PALB2 gene encoding LOW QUALITY PROTEIN: partner and localizer of BRCA2 (The sequence of the model RefSeq protein was modified relative to this genomic sequence to represent the inferred CDS: deleted 2 bases in 1 codon) → MYSDLLYSISLSSMAARPLPHSHSRLPVRHFPPPSASAAGAAYGGPVAMATHRPPRFPPEAAMKGPAAAGGLAAMEGPAAVGEAAGGGALSGAEKEKLREKLALLRREYSETVSRLRRARRAERARSHGRGTAVEGGRRERSPPGSRDHISPSADKCETSQLQTKTCSGLDTEKKTFATFKHVPEFSDNEVSLQDSSPAESIQASQQNLRCGIVRPAPEEKKTQTSRNLMKLRRRTKPLVLEERESVRDVHLMNADETVKTQIAGTEELWSPVLRRSSLSNTEENAQRASRPALVQRGENSFAPSDAALGVVQDTLEASVPPGVPELFPCALRDSSDVWQPASPSAVAAADNHEPARPCSENGDSVLLDTSGDGGKESSSIIKQMDSESMREDQGELDRLSDLMSENEVLPADGNDTVTNENKSHEGNQSDANSVNPFPTDLALGNAEELLENQQLEIQSRLSHPEKVTAPENALNSCTVVEGLLFPVEYYVRTTRRMSNCQRKVDLDAVILSQLGRSKKGQRSKCQQKDANSDRPSQERGENDLESGVVQLPFLGAENDPANSSSPQKSLPASSGSSTSLGSISQNSITSTKRDQTKRDQRRPQGKQKGRRKSTCKPPVHPVSQELTGSLDLVMTRESSSPLSHECQSEKENCGADLEKSSSDERRLSAAAALGSGETEVTGTVQPRSADPPPAGSQVLGKCRKTLLEQVQNPLQNSDSLSPGNETFASHMGDPEANLTVCQADKRPAERVNQHVQGACRAEQLLAIDNPPCRSLRSSARQRASQVSKGTSSGRSYPAGSEGPASLGLPTMDPDTCNSLFSFRSLQWLALRLGIRDFHLPDEEFGLLKLEKLESSPVNDLEVFVPSVFGDGVASEDTQDAQMNPEEKSFKSNLISPFKNGLPKSPHLESPASKQELSTHELLFTPMGTVLAAAPTQPESQISSSVFPVVGATPAVVPSVRSEVFPNTPSVPPSQASLHSCGGASAQVVDDGECKDSAIPLHLGSCGAESAGKEEEQGTTFLLEVERGPDNKSDEAVACEKHQQSENKEQRSCRASPEQKKGVAERLTPVLLDGLREESLQLVSKLKDCSSSCAVDVSTMWWEAAGSRELCVVTACESSVSLWKPLASDHWGKVYTWQLGEIPVIQIVPLPDTCNLVCIALGDLEIGEIRLWLYSSENESFKQSLVKTGNIKAVLGLKDRRLVSSSRTAQEQQVEIVSLSETGRSKDGQTLMPPEETVLAFAEVEGMRDALVGTTAVNSIVVWNLKTGQLLKKMHVGYSYPASICHRAYSDSGLLFVVLSHPHAKESESCGNPAFRVVAFNPKTARSTGVMFSSLPPGHTGRYLEGDVKDASAAAVLTSGAIAVWDLLLGQCMALLPPGPEGSWALARWATTGACLLAGQRDGTVCLYRYRQPQPGAA